Proteins from one Hydrogenivirga caldilitoris genomic window:
- a CDS encoding EAL domain-containing protein, producing the protein MVLVDDNPDDRFLVERELRKTFEDIEVVHVKESKELRDVLERGDFDLLITDYQLRWTDGLSVLRKVKEKYPLKPVIMFTGTGNEEVAVEAMKSGLDDYVLKSPKHFKRLAVAAKAVLEKAQQREELERIEATYRDLFNNVPIGLFRLSRDGEILDLNPIARELFGVKLGQKVSIGELFLDRKELFRFLRKLYQKGLIKGYETRLRTLKGDVLWVKINVRKIEENGKVFYEGSVEDITKQKLAEEKINKVLGAYPDLVFLIKDGKFTYVKGSEDDLLTEPDKLVSKSIERVVPPGVAIRWRELINEALDTGSRVDYSYTVHHPKKGVLFYQAVILPFSDGEVIIFSRNVTQEVSLNRMYRTLSSFNRSLLYVRSEEEMFMEMTRILVEEGGFRLAMVCRVEDGEFRLEVAHSDRELSLDPPILSRVAPNLLKETVRSRSIRAFNNVYEDFSGELRDILVKEGFLSCSFLPLEVEGEVFALLVLFSDMLEFFRGEELELLEELRKSAGYALESLRKEERLHYLTYHDQLTGLLNRTAFMEVLRDTLEKAKRENLSVALLIADVAQLRYINESHGHTFGDRVLVELADRLRDVLRTGDVLARLGADEFGIVLTGFKTLGDIEQVIGRILTTCSRPINIKGVNLTPRLNVGIALFPDDAEEMDELVKKADIALNLAKEKEREFYLYSKEVAKQFEVGLIVREQLPSAIEKGQLYLLYQPIVSTRDVRVRELEALVRWNHPELGNIPPSLFISVAERTGDIVRLGEWILRKAVRECSELIKRNPVGISINLSAKQLKEDEFLEIIEAVVSEYGIPTGRIQFEITERELVEATAENINILVKLKDKGFSIAIDDFGTGYSSLSYLTKFPIDTLKIDMEIIRSMEENLRNVDLVAAIIEMAHTLGMDVIAEGVETEKEFQTLRLLRCDFVQGYYFSPPAKLEELRAMLSL; encoded by the coding sequence GTGGTTCTGGTTGACGATAACCCCGACGACCGCTTCCTGGTGGAGAGGGAGCTCAGGAAAACCTTTGAGGATATTGAGGTTGTCCACGTAAAGGAGAGTAAAGAGCTAAGAGATGTCCTGGAGAGGGGCGATTTTGACCTTCTGATAACTGACTACCAGCTCCGATGGACCGACGGGCTCTCCGTCCTGAGGAAGGTGAAGGAGAAATACCCTTTAAAACCCGTAATCATGTTTACGGGAACGGGGAACGAAGAGGTAGCTGTTGAGGCTATGAAGTCAGGACTTGACGACTACGTTCTTAAATCCCCGAAGCACTTCAAGAGGCTCGCCGTAGCCGCCAAGGCTGTCCTGGAAAAGGCTCAGCAGAGGGAAGAGCTTGAAAGGATAGAGGCAACTTACAGAGACCTCTTCAATAACGTCCCCATAGGGCTGTTCAGGTTGAGCAGGGACGGAGAGATACTTGACCTGAATCCTATAGCAAGAGAACTCTTTGGAGTTAAGCTTGGACAGAAGGTGAGCATAGGTGAGCTTTTCCTTGACAGAAAGGAGCTCTTCCGCTTCCTCAGGAAACTGTACCAGAAAGGTCTGATTAAGGGGTATGAAACCAGGCTGAGAACACTGAAGGGAGATGTCCTGTGGGTAAAGATAAACGTAAGGAAGATTGAAGAGAACGGGAAGGTCTTTTACGAAGGCTCCGTAGAGGACATAACTAAGCAGAAGCTGGCAGAGGAGAAGATAAATAAGGTCCTGGGCGCCTACCCGGACCTCGTGTTCCTCATAAAGGATGGAAAGTTCACCTACGTCAAGGGGAGCGAGGATGACCTCCTTACAGAACCTGATAAGCTCGTGAGTAAGAGCATAGAGAGGGTGGTACCACCGGGTGTAGCCATAAGGTGGAGGGAGCTTATAAACGAGGCTCTTGACACGGGTTCAAGGGTGGATTACAGCTACACGGTTCACCATCCCAAAAAGGGAGTCCTGTTTTACCAGGCTGTTATCCTGCCTTTCTCCGACGGAGAGGTCATAATCTTCTCCAGGAACGTTACTCAGGAAGTCAGCCTCAACAGGATGTACAGAACCCTAAGTAGCTTCAACAGGAGTCTCCTTTACGTTAGGTCTGAAGAGGAGATGTTTATGGAGATGACAAGAATTCTTGTTGAGGAGGGAGGCTTCAGACTCGCTATGGTTTGCAGAGTGGAAGATGGGGAGTTCAGACTGGAGGTGGCTCACTCAGACAGAGAACTGAGCTTAGACCCCCCTATTCTCTCCAGGGTAGCTCCGAACCTCCTTAAGGAAACCGTCCGCTCCCGAAGTATCCGTGCTTTTAACAACGTATATGAAGACTTTAGCGGCGAGCTAAGGGACATCCTTGTGAAGGAAGGCTTCCTATCCTGCAGCTTCTTGCCCCTTGAGGTTGAGGGTGAAGTCTTTGCACTCCTTGTCCTCTTTTCCGACATGCTTGAGTTCTTCAGAGGGGAGGAGCTTGAACTTCTTGAGGAGCTAAGAAAGAGTGCTGGATATGCCCTTGAGAGCCTCAGGAAGGAGGAGAGACTCCATTACCTCACTTACCACGACCAGTTAACGGGACTCCTGAACAGAACGGCTTTCATGGAAGTCCTTAGGGACACCCTTGAGAAAGCCAAAAGGGAGAACCTATCGGTCGCCCTTCTGATAGCGGACGTTGCACAGCTCAGGTACATAAACGAGTCCCACGGTCACACCTTCGGAGACAGGGTTCTTGTGGAACTTGCGGACAGGTTGAGGGATGTTTTAAGAACGGGTGATGTTCTGGCACGCCTGGGAGCCGATGAGTTTGGTATAGTGCTTACAGGTTTCAAAACCCTTGGGGATATAGAGCAGGTCATAGGGAGGATACTTACCACGTGCTCCCGTCCGATAAACATAAAGGGTGTGAACCTTACCCCGAGACTCAACGTTGGGATAGCTCTGTTCCCTGACGATGCGGAGGAGATGGACGAACTGGTTAAGAAGGCGGACATAGCCCTCAACCTTGCTAAGGAGAAGGAGAGGGAGTTTTACCTTTACTCAAAGGAAGTTGCTAAGCAGTTTGAGGTTGGATTGATTGTGAGGGAGCAGCTTCCCTCAGCGATTGAGAAGGGACAGCTTTACCTCCTCTACCAGCCCATAGTCAGCACAAGAGATGTAAGGGTAAGGGAACTGGAGGCTCTCGTTAGATGGAACCATCCCGAGCTTGGAAACATACCTCCCTCCCTCTTCATATCCGTTGCCGAAAGAACCGGAGACATAGTTAGACTTGGGGAGTGGATACTCCGCAAAGCTGTGAGGGAGTGCAGCGAGCTTATTAAGAGAAACCCCGTTGGTATCAGCATAAACCTGTCGGCAAAGCAGCTGAAAGAAGATGAGTTTCTTGAAATTATTGAAGCCGTTGTATCCGAATATGGAATCCCTACCGGGAGGATTCAGTTTGAGATAACCGAGAGGGAACTGGTAGAGGCAACGGCGGAGAACATCAATATCCTGGTAAAGCTCAAGGATAAAGGTTTCAGCATAGCCATAGATGACTTCGGAACCGGTTACTCCTCCCTCTCCTATCTTACCAAGTTCCCCATAGATACTTTAAAGATAGACATGGAGATAATAAGGAGCATGGAAGAAAACCTGAGAAACGTGGACCTCGTTGCCGCCATAATTGAGATGGCTCACACCCTTGGCATGGACGTGATTGCGGAGGGAGTGGAAACAGAGAAGGAGTTTCAAACCCTCAGACTCCTGAGATGCGACTTCGTTCAGGGATACTACTTCTCGCCGCCTGCAAAACTTGAGGAACTCAGAGCTATGCTTTCTCTGTAA
- a CDS encoding DMT family transporter has translation MLGILLAFMSAFFWATNDIFNKKSILRGYNENFVLWIRFPVGALLLLPVGIYFWDMNFTVFWTTFLWLPSEVVASVLFIKGIKHAPLSLGMPFFAFMPLFSALFGFLILGERISTLGLLGILLILSGSFVITGGSLLSFLRVNRGSLYMLGSALLFGFNVVIGKFAITHSNPYFFAWYYCLIMSLGLVPFVGFREVLSLKNYRNPLNIPMGILFTLGMVTYTAALTFTYTSYVASVERLAIILDVIYGKLFFGEEIKRSFWGALLMVLGAVLLGF, from the coding sequence ATGCTCGGCATACTCCTTGCCTTTATGTCCGCCTTCTTCTGGGCTACCAACGACATATTTAACAAGAAGAGTATCCTCAGGGGTTACAACGAGAACTTCGTTCTATGGATACGCTTTCCCGTTGGTGCTCTCCTTCTGCTTCCTGTGGGTATTTACTTCTGGGACATGAACTTCACCGTTTTCTGGACGACCTTTCTCTGGCTCCCTTCCGAGGTGGTGGCTTCTGTTCTCTTTATAAAGGGTATAAAGCACGCTCCCCTCTCCCTCGGAATGCCTTTCTTCGCCTTCATGCCCCTCTTCTCCGCCCTTTTCGGTTTTTTGATTTTAGGGGAGAGGATAAGCACTTTGGGTCTCCTAGGGATTCTTCTCATACTCAGTGGTTCCTTTGTTATAACGGGAGGTTCGCTCCTTAGCTTTCTCCGTGTGAACAGGGGTAGTCTTTACATGCTCGGTTCTGCCCTGTTATTCGGCTTTAACGTCGTTATCGGGAAGTTTGCTATAACCCACAGCAATCCCTACTTCTTCGCCTGGTATTACTGCCTCATAATGAGCCTCGGTCTCGTGCCCTTCGTGGGTTTCAGGGAAGTTCTCTCCTTGAAGAATTACAGAAATCCTCTGAACATCCCGATGGGCATTCTCTTCACCCTCGGAATGGTGACCTACACAGCCGCCCTCACCTTCACCTACACCTCTTACGTAGCGTCGGTAGAGAGGCTCGCCATAATCCTTGACGTTATTTACGGAAAGCTCTTCTTCGGAGAGGAAATAAAGAGGAGCTTCTGGGGAGCACTTTTGATGGTATTAGGAGCCGTGCTCTTGGGTTTTTAA
- the thrC gene encoding threonine synthase, whose amino-acid sequence MSCWQGIINQYREFLPVTDKTPVVTLLEGNTPLIEAPNLAEAIGFKGKIFLKYEGLNPTGSFKDRGMTVAISKAVENGKEAVICASTGNTSASAAAYAARAGLRAYVLLPKGAVAIGKLSQAMIYGAKVLAVRGTFDDALHIVRKIGEKYPVEIVNSVNPFRIEGQKTAAYEVCDALGDAPDYHFIPVGNAGNITAYWKGYKDYKKAGKINKLPRMMGWQAEGAAPIVKGYPIKNPQTIATAIKIGNPYSWKNALKAAEESGGKIDMVSDGEILNAYKTIASTEGVFCEPASAASVAGLIKLTRERFFKGGEVVVCTLTGNGLKDPDTAIKVCEEPVTVPPEINAVVRELGF is encoded by the coding sequence ATGAGTTGTTGGCAGGGAATAATAAACCAGTACAGAGAGTTTTTGCCCGTCACCGACAAAACCCCTGTTGTGACACTCCTTGAGGGAAACACTCCCCTCATTGAAGCCCCCAATCTGGCTGAGGCTATAGGCTTCAAAGGAAAGATATTCCTGAAATACGAGGGATTAAACCCGACCGGCTCCTTTAAGGACAGGGGAATGACAGTTGCGATCTCTAAAGCCGTGGAAAATGGTAAGGAAGCCGTCATATGCGCCTCAACGGGAAACACCTCCGCCTCCGCAGCCGCTTACGCTGCAAGGGCAGGTCTCAGAGCTTACGTCCTGCTCCCAAAGGGAGCCGTAGCCATAGGTAAACTCTCCCAGGCTATGATTTACGGTGCAAAAGTTCTCGCTGTCAGGGGAACTTTTGATGACGCCCTGCACATAGTCAGAAAGATAGGTGAAAAGTATCCTGTGGAGATCGTTAACTCGGTAAACCCCTTCAGGATAGAAGGGCAGAAAACGGCAGCCTATGAAGTATGTGATGCCTTGGGAGACGCCCCTGACTATCACTTCATTCCTGTTGGAAACGCTGGCAACATAACCGCCTACTGGAAAGGTTACAAAGATTACAAGAAAGCCGGAAAGATAAATAAACTCCCCAGAATGATGGGCTGGCAGGCAGAGGGTGCCGCACCCATAGTCAAAGGCTACCCAATAAAGAACCCACAGACCATAGCAACCGCTATAAAGATAGGTAACCCCTATAGCTGGAAGAACGCCCTCAAAGCGGCTGAAGAATCCGGCGGGAAGATAGACATGGTGAGCGACGGTGAGATACTCAACGCTTATAAAACTATAGCTTCAACCGAGGGTGTGTTCTGCGAACCAGCCTCAGCGGCGAGCGTTGCAGGACTCATAAAACTCACCAGGGAAAGGTTCTTTAAAGGCGGGGAGGTGGTGGTTTGCACGCTCACGGGTAACGGACTCAAAGACCCCGATACGGCGATAAAGGTGTGTGAAGAGCCCGTGACAGTTCCCCCCGAGATAAACGCTGTAGTCAGAGAACTCGGTTTCTGA
- a CDS encoding PAS domain-containing sensor histidine kinase, translating into MDWVEVLSPVFEELIENFPVGVLIVTLEGDILKANRIVLEFTGYTEEEIKGLNVTKLYKNPADRELFLRGLLEKGMVRDFEAEFLSKDGRPFWALLDSRLVSVGDKRLIITVARDITQQKKAEEKLRRILEDLPVGVLITAKDGKVLYANPFLAELLGGDIKRLENLRVTQLYGSKKDRKRFTKELLEKGEVRNFELRLKDEGERWVSVNATLEKIGDEELIITTVEDITQRKLFQKELLRLVEERTRELAESESRYRQMVENPLVGVYLADERGVFLFINRRLSEMSGYEPEEVIGKKTMLEVIAPEYREWLARRLMERKAGRLGPDVVEAELLKKDGTRFWALTAAAEYRDAEGNIKGYLGVVVDITEKKVAERRVLELLEDLRSFSHSISHDLKAPLRALQSYAEAVLEDYGEDLPEGALELVQRISGTAQKMAKLIEDILTYTRITGSKPELKRIELKEVLSEILSYFGEEIRSSGAKVEVKEPLPPVLADETLLRLVLLNLISNALKYRHPERRPEIEVKAESNDWVTFWIKDNGIGIDGEFQERIFRMFERLHGEESYPGTGAGLAIAKRAAERMGGSIGVASEPGKGSSFWIKLRRGEGNIEGGSG; encoded by the coding sequence TTGGATTGGGTTGAGGTTCTCTCTCCGGTTTTTGAGGAACTTATAGAAAACTTTCCGGTAGGTGTCCTCATAGTGACCTTGGAGGGAGATATACTCAAGGCGAACAGGATAGTCCTTGAGTTTACAGGATACACGGAGGAGGAGATAAAGGGGCTCAACGTAACCAAACTCTACAAAAACCCTGCGGACAGGGAGCTCTTCTTAAGGGGGTTGTTGGAAAAAGGTATGGTAAGGGACTTTGAGGCTGAGTTTCTCAGTAAGGACGGAAGACCCTTCTGGGCACTCCTTGACTCAAGACTGGTTAGCGTGGGCGATAAACGTCTCATAATCACTGTCGCACGGGATATAACACAGCAGAAGAAGGCGGAGGAAAAACTCCGCAGGATACTTGAAGACCTGCCGGTGGGAGTCCTGATAACCGCAAAGGACGGAAAGGTTTTGTACGCCAATCCCTTCCTCGCTGAACTCTTAGGTGGAGATATAAAGAGGTTAGAAAACCTGAGGGTTACCCAGTTATACGGTTCTAAGAAGGACAGGAAGAGGTTTACGAAAGAGCTCCTTGAGAAAGGAGAGGTAAGGAACTTTGAGCTCAGGCTGAAGGACGAAGGGGAGAGATGGGTGTCTGTAAACGCGACCCTTGAGAAGATTGGTGATGAAGAGCTTATCATAACAACGGTTGAGGATATAACCCAGAGGAAGCTCTTTCAGAAGGAACTTCTCAGGCTCGTTGAGGAGAGGACGAGGGAGCTCGCGGAGTCGGAGTCAAGGTACAGACAGATGGTGGAGAACCCCCTTGTGGGCGTTTACCTCGCCGATGAGAGAGGAGTCTTCCTATTCATTAATCGGAGACTCTCGGAGATGAGCGGCTACGAGCCTGAAGAGGTCATAGGTAAGAAGACCATGCTTGAGGTTATAGCTCCCGAGTACCGTGAATGGCTTGCCCGCAGGCTCATGGAGAGGAAAGCGGGCAGACTGGGACCGGACGTGGTTGAGGCGGAGCTCCTGAAAAAGGACGGAACGAGGTTCTGGGCTCTCACTGCTGCAGCGGAATATAGGGATGCTGAGGGCAACATAAAAGGCTACCTCGGTGTGGTCGTTGATATAACGGAGAAGAAGGTTGCGGAAAGGAGAGTTCTTGAACTCCTTGAGGACCTCAGGAGTTTCTCCCACAGCATCTCCCATGACCTGAAAGCTCCCCTGAGAGCCCTCCAGTCCTATGCGGAAGCTGTCCTTGAGGACTACGGAGAAGACCTCCCCGAAGGTGCCCTGGAGCTCGTCCAGAGGATATCCGGAACAGCTCAGAAGATGGCAAAACTCATAGAGGACATACTGACCTATACCAGAATTACCGGCAGTAAACCTGAGCTTAAAAGGATTGAACTGAAAGAGGTCCTTTCCGAGATTCTCTCCTACTTCGGGGAGGAGATAAGAAGCAGTGGGGCTAAGGTTGAGGTAAAGGAGCCGTTGCCGCCGGTTCTTGCCGATGAAACCCTGCTCAGGTTAGTCCTTCTCAACCTTATATCCAACGCCCTTAAGTACAGGCACCCGGAAAGGAGACCGGAGATAGAGGTGAAAGCTGAGAGCAACGACTGGGTAACCTTCTGGATTAAAGACAACGGCATCGGTATAGACGGAGAGTTTCAGGAGAGGATATTCCGTATGTTTGAGAGGCTCCACGGAGAGGAGAGCTACCCAGGGACCGGTGCGGGTCTTGCCATAGCCAAGAGAGCTGCTGAAAGGATGGGAGGAAGCATAGGGGTAGCTTCCGAGCCTGGAAAGGGCAGCAGCTTCTGGATTAAATTAAGAAGGGGAGAAGGTAACATTGAGGGTGGTTCTGGTTGA
- a CDS encoding gamma carbonic anhydrase family protein: MAVIKPYKGKFPKIHPSVYLSDNVYIIGDVEIGEDSSVWFGSVVRGDVNYIRIGRRTNIQDNSVVHVTHDTHPTIIGDNVTVGHRVILHGCTLGNNILVGMGAVIMDGVEIEDYVLVGAGALITPNKKIPSGVLVAGVPAKVIRDLKEEEIKLIEESAENYVRYKNEYLKTQEHGS; the protein is encoded by the coding sequence ATGGCAGTCATAAAGCCTTACAAGGGTAAGTTTCCCAAAATCCATCCATCCGTTTACCTGTCGGACAACGTTTACATTATAGGCGACGTGGAGATAGGTGAGGACTCAAGCGTCTGGTTCGGGAGCGTTGTAAGGGGAGATGTGAACTACATAAGGATAGGGAGGAGGACGAACATTCAGGACAACTCGGTGGTTCACGTTACCCACGACACCCACCCGACGATAATCGGAGATAACGTCACCGTTGGACACAGGGTGATACTTCACGGATGCACTCTCGGAAACAACATACTCGTAGGCATGGGAGCGGTAATAATGGACGGGGTTGAGATAGAGGACTACGTCCTCGTTGGAGCAGGAGCTTTGATAACTCCTAACAAGAAGATACCTTCGGGCGTTCTCGTTGCAGGCGTCCCGGCAAAGGTCATCAGGGATCTGAAGGAGGAGGAGATAAAGCTCATAGAGGAGTCGGCTGAGAACTACGTGAGGTATAAGAACGAGTATTTAAAAACCCAAGAGCACGGCTCCTAA
- the pyrE gene encoding orotate phosphoribosyltransferase, whose amino-acid sequence MERERLKALIRERSLKVADEPVFKLSSGKLSRYYVDLKQITFDPEGAYLVGKLMYELVSEFNPDGVGGLTLGADPIAYAVSFVSYMDGNPIKPFVVRKEPKGHGMGRQIEGLVKEGERVAVVEDVVTTAGSSLKAVRACREAGLEVIGVFTIVDREEGGKENIEAEGLALYSLFKLSELL is encoded by the coding sequence ATGGAAAGGGAAAGACTAAAGGCTCTGATAAGGGAACGCTCTCTGAAGGTTGCTGATGAACCTGTCTTCAAACTCTCTTCCGGAAAGCTCAGCAGGTACTACGTGGACCTCAAGCAGATCACCTTTGACCCGGAGGGGGCGTACCTTGTGGGGAAGCTGATGTATGAGCTCGTGAGTGAGTTCAATCCCGACGGGGTGGGAGGTCTCACCCTCGGTGCCGACCCGATAGCTTACGCTGTTTCCTTTGTTTCTTACATGGACGGAAATCCCATAAAGCCCTTTGTTGTCAGGAAGGAGCCCAAGGGACACGGAATGGGGAGACAGATAGAGGGGCTCGTTAAGGAGGGAGAGAGGGTTGCGGTTGTGGAGGATGTGGTAACGACCGCAGGGTCTTCTTTAAAAGCTGTTAGAGCCTGCAGGGAAGCGGGTCTTGAGGTTATAGGCGTCTTTACCATAGTGGACAGAGAAGAAGGTGGAAAGGAGAACATAGAGGCTGAGGGTTTAGCCCTCTACTCGCTGTTCAAGCTATCGGAACTGTTATGA
- a CDS encoding type II toxin-antitoxin system VapC family toxin: MAGYLIDTDVCVDFLRGADYARDLILKLFDNEEVYVSILTRYELLKGAFTKKHMSAVEDFLNSFETFFLNRDIVNVAAEFYRKYRKKGVTLADIDCLIMATAKVHELKIVTRNVKHYPEKALLSEFSLNLIK, encoded by the coding sequence TTGGCAGGATACCTGATAGATACCGACGTGTGCGTTGATTTTCTCAGAGGCGCTGATTACGCAAGAGACCTTATTCTCAAGCTGTTTGATAATGAGGAGGTGTACGTAAGTATTCTGACCAGATATGAGCTCCTCAAAGGAGCTTTTACAAAGAAGCATATGAGTGCCGTTGAGGATTTCCTCAACTCCTTTGAAACCTTCTTCCTCAACAGGGATATAGTTAATGTTGCAGCCGAATTTTACAGGAAATACAGGAAGAAAGGCGTAACCCTTGCAGACATAGATTGCCTCATAATGGCAACTGCGAAAGTGCATGAGCTGAAGATTGTTACGAGGAATGTAAAACACTATCCGGAGAAAGCCCTTCTCTCCGAGTTTTCCCTGAACTTAATTAAATGA
- a CDS encoding class II aldolase/adducin family protein, with translation MEWIYKEIIKVGKLLFSEGLVSARSGNISRAFMERLYITRTGSSLGALRKEDIIELPLKETHILDKRASVELSVHKKIIIETERRAVVHAHPVYTLLVSYEKEEVVPVDSEGREILGSVPVLELEKPSASDELAERASSSLKYLPVVIVRGHGVFAAADELYKAYSFISTLEQSCKILFLRGS, from the coding sequence ATGGAGTGGATTTATAAAGAGATTATAAAGGTAGGTAAACTCCTGTTCTCAGAAGGTCTTGTGAGTGCCCGTTCTGGCAACATAAGCCGGGCTTTCATGGAGAGGCTGTATATAACGAGGACGGGTTCAAGCCTTGGAGCTTTGAGAAAAGAGGACATAATTGAGCTACCCCTCAAAGAGACACACATCCTTGATAAAAGAGCTTCTGTGGAGCTGTCAGTTCATAAAAAGATAATAATTGAGACAGAAAGGCGTGCAGTTGTACACGCTCACCCCGTATACACCCTCCTTGTGTCTTACGAAAAGGAAGAGGTGGTTCCTGTAGATTCAGAGGGTAGAGAGATACTGGGAAGTGTGCCGGTCCTTGAGCTTGAAAAACCCTCAGCTTCCGATGAGCTCGCTGAGAGAGCCTCTTCCTCCCTTAAGTATCTCCCTGTGGTCATCGTGAGGGGACATGGTGTCTTCGCAGCTGCAGATGAACTTTACAAGGCTTACAGCTTCATATCAACCCTGGAACAATCCTGTAAAATACTCTTCTTGAGAGGTTCTTAG
- a CDS encoding glycine cleavage system protein H — MAEEIVYRGCKLPPDLYYDIENQVWFRVNEDGTVTVGATDIGQARAGKIINIRIKNPGRKVPKGKPYASLESGKWTGPIPAVIEGEVIERNERLFDEPELINDDPYGEGWIVRVKPVDLERDLKDLVTGEEAIQKQKEYIERENVNCGEELAQISKKFYS; from the coding sequence ATGGCAGAGGAAATCGTTTATAGAGGATGTAAGCTTCCCCCTGACCTGTACTACGATATAGAAAACCAGGTGTGGTTCAGGGTTAATGAAGACGGAACCGTGACTGTTGGAGCTACAGATATTGGTCAGGCAAGGGCTGGAAAGATAATAAATATCAGGATAAAAAACCCCGGTAGAAAGGTTCCCAAGGGAAAACCTTACGCGTCCCTGGAGAGCGGTAAGTGGACCGGTCCCATACCTGCTGTTATAGAGGGTGAGGTTATAGAGAGGAATGAAAGACTCTTTGATGAGCCGGAGCTTATAAACGACGACCCCTACGGAGAAGGGTGGATAGTGAGGGTAAAGCCGGTAGACCTTGAGAGGGACTTAAAAGACCTGGTTACGGGTGAGGAAGCCATACAGAAACAGAAGGAGTACATAGAGAGAGAAAATGTCAACTGTGGAGAGGAGCTCGCCCAGATAAGCAAGAAGTTCTACTCATAA
- the lpxK gene encoding tetraacyldisaccharide 4'-kinase — protein sequence MFLLYLFSLIYGGAVSIRNLLYDRGILKTKKLPVPVISVGNISAGGSGKTSLVRFLAQELGRTLRVAILLRGYRRKSKGTLVVSEWGELKTDAWSAGDEAYLLARLLPEVSVVVSEDRYRGGLLAVEELGAELVILDDGFQHRKLYRDLDVVLIKRRDLSDRLLPAGLLREPLKNLKRADAIVLSYQDVEPFEFSIEGKPVFKLFREFRYLLNSSFERVPLEELRGEEVVAFAGLGDNEQFFKTLERLNFKVKDKLSFPDHHDYRDFRLEKDKLYITTPKDMVKLPPSENLYALDFEVRVDGLLTFLMEKLGMADRFKKR from the coding sequence GTGTTTCTCCTTTACCTTTTCTCTCTTATTTACGGCGGAGCCGTCTCTATAAGAAACCTTCTGTATGACAGAGGAATTCTTAAAACGAAAAAGCTTCCTGTCCCCGTAATTTCGGTAGGAAACATATCCGCCGGCGGTTCCGGGAAGACCTCTCTAGTCAGATTTTTAGCCCAAGAGCTTGGAAGGACCCTGCGGGTGGCGATTCTCCTGAGAGGATACAGGAGGAAGAGCAAGGGAACCCTCGTGGTCTCTGAATGGGGGGAGCTGAAGACCGATGCCTGGTCTGCGGGAGATGAGGCTTACCTTCTCGCCAGGCTTCTTCCTGAGGTCTCGGTCGTCGTCTCGGAGGACAGGTACAGGGGCGGACTTCTTGCGGTGGAAGAGCTCGGGGCGGAGCTCGTAATCCTTGATGACGGCTTCCAGCACAGAAAACTCTACAGGGATTTGGACGTAGTCCTGATTAAAAGGAGAGACTTAAGCGACAGACTCCTTCCCGCAGGACTTTTGAGAGAACCTCTTAAAAACCTAAAGAGGGCAGACGCAATAGTCCTCTCCTATCAGGACGTAGAGCCCTTTGAGTTCTCCATTGAGGGAAAGCCCGTTTTTAAGCTCTTCAGGGAGTTCAGGTATCTTTTAAACAGCAGTTTTGAAAGGGTTCCCCTTGAAGAGTTAAGGGGGGAAGAGGTAGTAGCCTTTGCAGGTCTCGGGGACAACGAGCAGTTCTTTAAAACCCTTGAAAGGCTTAACTTTAAGGTCAAGGATAAACTAAGCTTTCCCGACCACCACGATTACAGAGACTTCAGGCTGGAGAAAGATAAACTCTACATAACAACCCCCAAGGATATGGTAAAGCTCCCCCCTTCGGAAAACCTCTACGCCCTTGACTTTGAGGTGAGGGTTGATGGATTGCTGACCTTCCTTATGGAAAAGCTCGGGATGGCAGATAGATTTAAGAAGAGGTAA